The proteins below come from a single Asanoa ferruginea genomic window:
- a CDS encoding sensor domain-containing phosphodiesterase, producing the protein MSSAPTSLDTILAKRAVRSVYQPIFDLAELEVVGYEALARGPAGTVWESPQKLLEAAQRTGRLAELDWVCRAAAFRGAVDAGLPPALSLFVNVEPTSSRVACPTDLRPLVDLAHAGLQVVAEVTERSMTQDPAGLLAARDRWRAEQTPVALDDVGADAESQAMMPLLRPDIIKLDRAVTEDLTTAHAARVVDAARTEAARTGALLLAEGIETPEQLASVREAGVSLGQGWLLGLPGPLPATLTEPATPLPLARPVGPAPPGTTPFEVASGARRPESASRAVMLHRSRMLEDQGVAATEPTVLLTSFQEARRFGPATRRRYETLAAEGIFTAAFGRHMPPNPAARVRGCDIRDGDPLATEWVVVVVGSRFVSGLFGRQRDADSYDVVATDDRDLVLAAAATLARRLEPATSRT; encoded by the coding sequence ATGAGCAGCGCGCCGACGAGCCTGGACACCATCCTGGCGAAGCGCGCGGTGCGCAGTGTCTACCAGCCGATCTTCGACCTCGCCGAGCTCGAGGTCGTGGGTTACGAGGCGCTGGCCCGGGGGCCCGCGGGCACGGTCTGGGAGAGCCCGCAGAAGCTGCTCGAGGCGGCACAGCGGACGGGCCGGCTGGCCGAGCTCGACTGGGTCTGCCGGGCCGCCGCCTTCCGCGGCGCCGTCGACGCCGGGCTGCCGCCGGCGCTGTCGCTGTTCGTGAACGTCGAACCGACGAGCTCACGGGTCGCCTGCCCGACGGATCTGCGTCCACTCGTCGACCTGGCGCACGCGGGGTTGCAGGTGGTCGCCGAGGTGACCGAGCGGTCGATGACCCAGGATCCCGCCGGGCTGCTCGCCGCTCGAGACCGGTGGCGCGCGGAGCAGACCCCGGTGGCTCTCGACGATGTCGGCGCCGATGCGGAGAGCCAGGCCATGATGCCGCTGCTGCGGCCCGACATCATCAAGTTGGACCGGGCCGTCACCGAGGACCTGACCACCGCACACGCCGCCCGGGTGGTCGACGCCGCCCGCACCGAAGCCGCGCGCACCGGAGCGCTGCTGCTCGCCGAGGGCATCGAGACGCCCGAGCAACTCGCGTCCGTTCGCGAGGCGGGGGTGTCGCTGGGCCAGGGCTGGCTGCTCGGTCTGCCCGGCCCGCTGCCGGCGACGTTGACCGAGCCGGCGACCCCGCTGCCCCTGGCGCGTCCGGTGGGTCCCGCGCCGCCCGGGACCACCCCGTTCGAGGTCGCGTCCGGCGCACGGCGGCCCGAGTCGGCGTCGCGGGCGGTCATGCTCCACCGCAGCCGGATGCTGGAGGACCAGGGCGTCGCGGCGACCGAGCCGACCGTGCTGCTGACCTCGTTCCAGGAGGCGCGCCGGTTCGGGCCGGCCACCCGGCGGCGCTACGAGACGTTGGCCGCCGAGGGCATCTTCACCGCGGCGTTCGGCCGGCACATGCCGCCGAACCCGGCCGCCCGGGTGCGCGGCTGCGACATCCGCGATGGCGACCCGCTGGCCACCGAGTGGGTGGTGGTCGTGGTCGGCAGCCGCTTCGTCAGCGGCCTGTTCGGCCGCCAGCGCGACGCGGACAGCTACGACGTGGTCGCCACCGACGACCGCGACCTCGTGCTCGCCGCGGCCGCGACGCTGGCCCGCCGGTTGGAACCTGCTACTAGTAGGACATGA
- a CDS encoding alpha/beta hydrolase-fold protein, with translation MSLPTFNRLAGTLHEEVFESEALRGNPLGDPHVRPLWIYTPPGYEQSAERYPSIYVIQGYTGQVAMWGNRTPFRQPFVETADQVFAEGRAPGCILVFVDAWTAYGGSQFVDSPGTGDYHTYLCDEVVPWVDAHYRTIAGPESRAISGKSSGGFGAMITPMLRPDLFGALATHAGDALYEYCYLNEFAKSVRALRAYDHDILAWWTDFQRRVSFTKEEDNLLVLVLGCAAAFSPDPDGTPRLPVDPRSGQIIPELWERWLAWDPIRMIDRYADEVRSLRAVWIDAGTRDEWFLDLGAEAFKDGLERVGVPADRIAFELFPAAHGGIDYRYPLAVEWLAHRLKR, from the coding sequence ATGAGCCTGCCCACGTTCAACCGTCTCGCCGGCACTCTCCACGAGGAGGTGTTCGAGTCGGAGGCCCTGCGGGGCAACCCGCTCGGTGACCCACACGTCCGACCGCTCTGGATCTACACCCCGCCCGGCTACGAGCAGTCCGCCGAGCGCTATCCCAGCATCTACGTGATCCAGGGCTACACCGGCCAGGTCGCCATGTGGGGCAACCGCACGCCGTTCCGGCAGCCGTTCGTCGAGACGGCCGACCAGGTGTTCGCGGAAGGGCGGGCGCCGGGCTGCATCCTGGTGTTCGTCGATGCCTGGACCGCGTACGGCGGATCGCAGTTCGTCGACTCGCCCGGGACCGGCGATTACCACACCTACCTCTGCGACGAGGTCGTGCCGTGGGTGGACGCCCACTACCGCACGATCGCCGGCCCCGAGTCGCGCGCCATCTCCGGAAAGTCGTCCGGCGGCTTCGGCGCGATGATCACGCCGATGCTGCGACCGGACCTGTTCGGGGCGCTCGCGACGCATGCCGGGGACGCGCTCTACGAATACTGCTATCTCAACGAGTTCGCCAAGTCGGTCCGCGCGCTGCGCGCCTACGACCACGACATCCTCGCCTGGTGGACCGACTTCCAGCGGCGCGTCTCCTTCACGAAGGAGGAGGACAACCTGCTGGTCCTGGTGCTCGGGTGCGCGGCCGCGTTCTCACCCGACCCCGACGGCACGCCGCGGCTGCCCGTCGACCCGCGCTCCGGGCAGATCATCCCGGAGCTGTGGGAGCGGTGGCTGGCCTGGGACCCGATCCGCATGATCGACCGGTACGCCGACGAGGTGCGCTCGCTGCGCGCCGTCTGGATCGACGCCGGCACCCGCGACGAGTGGTTCCTCGACCTGGGTGCCGAGGCGTTCAAGGACGGCCTCGAGCGGGTCGGCGTCCCGGCCGACCGGATCGCGTTCGAGCTGTTCCCCGCGGCACACGGCGGCATCGACTACCGCTACCCGCTCGCGGTGGAGTGGCTCGCCCACCGGCTCAAGCGCTAA
- the thiD gene encoding bifunctional hydroxymethylpyrimidine kinase/phosphomethylpyrimidine kinase, protein MNPPVALTIAGSDSGGGAGIQADLKTFAALRVFGTSAITALTAQNTAGVRGVHAAPTEFVVAQIAAVLDDLPVGAVKTGMLATAATVEAVAALAVAGRLPHLVVDPVMVSSSGDRLLEPAAEAAYRDRLFPHAAVVTPNKREAEVLLGTTIRSRADQHAAARALGALGAGAAVVKGGHPAGDAGDLAVDVVWDGIDTYELTAPWVDTPNTHGTGCSFAAATAAHLAQGADLRTALAGAKAFVARAVAGGAHWHLGTGHGPLDHFGWND, encoded by the coding sequence GTGAACCCGCCCGTCGCGCTGACCATCGCCGGCTCCGACTCCGGCGGTGGCGCCGGCATCCAGGCCGACCTCAAGACGTTCGCGGCGCTGCGGGTGTTCGGCACCAGCGCGATCACCGCGCTGACCGCGCAGAACACCGCCGGCGTACGCGGTGTGCACGCCGCACCCACAGAGTTCGTGGTCGCGCAGATCGCGGCGGTCCTCGACGACCTGCCGGTCGGTGCGGTGAAGACCGGCATGCTGGCCACCGCCGCGACCGTCGAGGCGGTCGCCGCCCTCGCCGTCGCGGGCCGGCTCCCGCACCTGGTGGTCGACCCCGTCATGGTCTCCTCCTCCGGCGACCGTCTGCTCGAACCGGCCGCCGAGGCGGCCTACCGCGACAGGCTGTTCCCGCACGCCGCCGTGGTGACGCCCAACAAGCGCGAGGCCGAGGTGCTGCTGGGCACCACCATCCGCAGCCGCGCCGACCAGCACGCGGCGGCCCGGGCGTTGGGTGCCCTCGGCGCCGGCGCGGCGGTGGTCAAGGGCGGCCACCCGGCCGGTGACGCGGGCGACCTGGCGGTCGACGTGGTCTGGGACGGCATCGACACCTACGAGCTGACCGCGCCGTGGGTGGACACCCCCAACACGCACGGCACCGGCTGCTCGTTCGCCGCCGCGACCGCCGCGCACCTGGCCCAGGGCGCCGACCTGCGGACCGCGCTGGCCGGCGCGAAGGCCTTCGTCGCCCGCGCGGTCGCGGGCGGCGCACACTGGCACCTCGGCACAGGCCACGGCCCGCTCGACCACTTCGGCTGGAACGATTAG